From a single Sebastes umbrosus isolate fSebUmb1 chromosome 17, fSebUmb1.pri, whole genome shotgun sequence genomic region:
- the smpd1 gene encoding sphingomyelin phosphodiesterase, whose product MKLPTLLLLLTGSLLFMLPLLGSCHPAPTSEQHRLVIMEQFTHQGVGFDWKNVTCPVCKAVFTILDIALLADANEERVARAVGEACIRLHLADEQVCREITELFRDDFIRALQQSLLWPTEACAVLVGPSCGKFDIYASWNITLPTVTKPPVTPPSPPKPGSPKSRVLFLTDIHWDKEYAAGSAADCKHPLCCRNDSGSPSWKRRQAGYWGTYSKCDLPHRTVENLLENVARDGPWDWVYWTGDIPAHNVWSQTRKQQLSELTVISRLIHKHLGPNVTVYPAVGNHESTPVNSFPPPFVHGNRSSAWLYDTMAEEWKPWLPEQALKTLRYGGFYTVKIQPGLRVVSLNMNFCARENFWLMVNSTDPANQLQWLVHILQASEDKGEKVHIIGHIPPGLCLGSWSWNYYHIINRYESTVTGQFFGHTHLDEFQMFYDEATMTRPLGVAFIAPSVTTYINLNPGFRVYYVDGNYQGSSRLVLDHETYILNLTEVNHSPEAPGSPEQNPKWTLLYRATEAYGLTSLFPSDYDGMLQTFVKDDHMFQKFWYFRHKGHVSEPCKETCKTSLLCFLHSGRYDELEQCDLFNGFGGSLARAARKTLC is encoded by the exons ATGAAGCTccccacgctgctgctgctcctgacCGGCTCTCTGCTGTTCATGCTGCCGCTGTTGGGCTCCTGTCACCCGGCACCGACCTCAGAGCAGCACAGGCTGGTGATCATGGAGCAGTTCACTCACCAAGGTGTCGGATTTGATTGGAAGAATGTCACCTGCCCTGTGTGCAAAGCTGTCTTCACCATCCTTGATATCGCACTTCTG GCTGATGCGAATGAAGAGCGAGTGGCTCGCGCAGTAGGCGAGGCGTGCATCCGTCTCCATCTGGCCGATGAGCAGGTGTGTCGAGAAATCACGGAGTTGTTCAGGGACGACTTCATCCGGGCTCTGCAGCAGTCCTTGCTGTGGCCCACCGAAGCCTGCGCCGTGCTCGTGGGCCCTTCCTGCGGCAAATTTGACATCTACGCCTCCTGGAACATCACCCTGCCAACGGTCACTAAGCCCCCCGTTACACCACCCTCTCCTCCCAAACCTGGTTCTCCAAAGAGCAGGGTCCTGTTTCTAACAGACATCCACTGGGACAAG GAGTATGCAGCCGGCAGCGCCGCAGACTGCAAGCACCCTCTGTGTTGTCGTAACGACTCAGGCTCTCCCAGCTGGAAGCGGAGGCAGGCTGGGTACTGGGGAACCTACAGTAAATGTGACCTGCCTCACCGGACGGTGGAGAACCTCCTGGAAAACGTTGCCAGAGACGGACCCTGGGACTGGGTGTACTGGACCGGAGACATACCAGCGCACAATGTTTGGTCACAGACCAggaaacagcagctgtcagagcTTACAGTCATCTCCAGGCTCATCCACAA ACACCTGGGGCCTAACGTGACGGTTTACCCTGCTGTAGGGAACCACGAGAGCACGCCTGTCAACAGCTTCCCACCACCCTTTGTTCATGGCAACAGATCCTCCGCCTGGCTCTATGATACAATGGCAGAGGAATGGAAACCATGGTTACCAGAGCAGGCTTTGAAGACTTTGAG GTACGGAGGATTCTACACAGTGAAGATTCAGCCTGGTCTGAGGGTGGTCTCTCTCAACATGAACTTTTGCGCTCGAGAAAACTTCTGGCTGATGGTGAACTCCACAGATCCCGCTAACCAGCTGCAGTGGCTGGTCCATATTCTCCAGGCCAGCGAGGACAAGGGAGAGAAG GTACATATCATTGGTCACATTCCACCTGGCCTGTGTCTTGGCAGCTGGAGCTGGAACTACTATCACATCATCAACAG gtaTGAAAGTACAGTTACTGGACAGTTTTTTGGCCACACACACCTGGATGAGTTCCAGATGTTTTATGACGAGGCAACCATGACCCGCCCATTGGGAGTGGCATTCATTGCTCCCAGTGTCACGACTTACATTAATCTGAACCCAG GTTTCCGTGTCTactatgtggatgggaactacCAAGGCAGCTCTCGGCTGGTGCTCGACCACGAGACCTACATCCTCAACCTCACAGAGGTCAACCACAGTCCGGAAGCGCCAGGTAGCCCAGAACAGAACCCCAAATGGACACTGCTGTACCGTGCCACCGAGGCGTACGGTCTGACCAGTCTGTTCCCTTCCGACTACGACGGGATGCTGCAGACCTTTGTCAAAGATGACCACATGTTCCAGAAGTTCTGGTACTTCAGACACAAAGGACACGTGTCAGAGCCGTGCAAGGAGACATGCAAAACCTCATTGCTGTGCTTCCTGCATAGCGGGCGGTACGACGAGCTGGAGCAGTGCGACCTCTTCAATGGGTTTGGAGGAAGCTTGGCCCGGGCGGCCAGAAAAACCCTCTGTTGA
- the ilk gene encoding integrin-linked protein kinase isoform X1: MDDIFTQCREGNSVAVRLWLDNTENDLNLGDDHGFSPLHWACREGRSGVVDMLIMRGARINVMNRGDDTPLHLAASHGHRDIVAKLIQCKADPNTVNEHGNTPLHYACFWGQDEVAEDLLTSGAQVCVCNRYGQTPLDKGKPHLRQLLEEKAEKMGQSMTKVPYKESFWKGTMRTRPRNGTLNKQAGIDYKQLSLLAKINENQSGELWQGRWQGDEIVVKVLQVRDWTTRKSRDFNEEHPKLRIFSHPNVLPVLGACQSPPSPHPIIITHYMPYGSLFNILHQGTTLVVDQSQAVKFALDIASGMAFLHTLEPMVSRLYLNSKHVMIDEDMTARISMADAKFSFQCPGRMYSPAWMAPEALQKRPEDINRRSADMWSFAVLLWELVTREVPFADLSQMEIGMKVALEGLRPTIPPGISPHICKLMRLCMNEDPAKRPKFDMIVPILEKMQDK, from the exons ATGGATGACATCTTCACACAGTGTCGAGAAGGGAACTCTGTAGCTGTCCGTCTGTGGTTGGACAACACAGAGAATGACCTCAACTTGGG TGACGACCACGGCTTCAGCCCCCTCCACTGGGCCTGCAGGGAAGGGAGGAGCGGCGTTGTTGACATGCTCATCATGAGAGGTGCTCGTATTAACGTGATGAACCGTGGAGACGACACCCCGTTGCATCTCGCCGCCAGTCACGGACATAGAGACATTGTGGCAAAG CTGATTCAGTGCAAAGCCGACCCCAACACAGTCAACGAGCATGGAAACACGCCACTCCACTACGCCTGCTTCTGGGGCCAAGACGAAGTGGCAGAG GACTTGTTGACCAGTGGTGCccaggtgtgtgtatgtaacaGGTATGGACAGACACCTCTGGACAAGGGCAAGCCTCACCTAAGACAGCTGcttgaag AAAAGGCCGAGAAAATGGGCCAGAGTATGACCAAAGTCCCCTATAAGGAATCTTTCTGGAAGGGCACCATGCGAACACGACCTC GTAATGGTACCCTCAACAAGCAGGCTGGTATTGATTATAAGCAGCTTTCGCTGCTGGCAAAGATCAATGAAAACCAGTCCGGAGAG TTATGGCAGGGTCGGTGGCAAGGGGATGAGATTGTAGTGAAGGTGCTTCAGGTGAGAGACTGGACCACCAGGAAGAGCAGAGACTTCAACGAAGAGCATCCGAAACTCAG GATTTTCTCTCATCCAAACGTTCTGCCTGTTCTTGGGGCCTGTCAGTCACCTCCATCCCCTCACCCCATCATCATTACCCACTACATGCCATACGGATCCCTCTTCAACATACTGCACCAGGGCACTA CTCTGGTGGTTGACCAAAGCCAAGCAGTGAAGTTTGCGTTGGACATCGCCAGTGGCATGGCTTTCCTCCACACCTTAGAACCAATGGTTTCACGGCTTTACCTCAACAGTAAGCACGTCATG ATTGATGAGGACATGACAGCCAGAATAAGCATGGCAGATGCAAAGTTCTCCTTCCAGTGTCCCGGTCGTATGTACTCTCCAGCATGGATGGCCCCTGAAG CCCTGCAGAAGAGGCCTGAGGACATCAATAGAAGATCTGCAGACATGTGGAGCTTCGCCGTGTTACTGTGGGAGCTGGTTACCAGAGAGGTTCCCTTTGCTGACCTCTCACAAATGGAGATAGGCATGAAG GTGGCTCTCGAAGGTCTCCGGCCCACCATCCCACCGGGGATTTCCCCTCACATCTGTAAGCTGATGAGACTCTGCATGAACGAGGACCCGGCCAAGAGACCCAAGTTTGACATGATCGTCCCAATCCTGGAGAAGATGCAAGACAAGTGA
- the tpte gene encoding putative tyrosine-protein phosphatase TPTE isoform X2, producing the protein MEDAKVEIEDGKDESVVPDTMYHNIRKKIAPYVMSFGFRIFGVILILVDFVLVIVDISLQTRSREVGDALEAVSLLISFFFLADVLLRVYVEGFKVYFSSKLNIVDACVVVITLVVTMVYTFTDLSGASLIPRVVTFLRFLRILILVRVFRLAAQRKELEKVTRRMVSENKRRYQKDGFDLDLTYVTDRVIAMSFPSSGKQSFYRNPIKEVARFLDTKHEGHYKVYNLCSEKGYDPQFFHYKVERVFIDDHNVPSLEDMLKYTANVREWMSADPQNVIAIHCKGGKGRTGTMVCTWFIDSDQFESAQDSLEYFGERRTDKSRSSKFQGVETPSQSRYVGYYEIMKTKFNRQLPPPKSFSIKSIRIHSIAGVGKGDGSDLKVKIIVRKVLVFQCVCAKQENCKVFPDVGSNATVISLQNGPVVDGDVKVMFESSAGLPKGYEDVPFYFWFNTSFIEDNRLFLPRDELDNPHKPKTWDLYKEDFGVTMLFSEPQ; encoded by the exons ATGGAGGATGCCAAAGTTGAAATTGAAGATGGAAAGGATGAGAGCGTGGTACCAGACACAATGTATCA CAATATCCGGAAGAAGATAGCCCCTTATGTTATGTCCTTTGGATTTCG TATATTTGGGGTGATCCTGATCCTAGTGGACTTTGTGCTGGTGATTGTGGACATATCCCTGCAAACCAGGAGCAGAGAGGTTGGAGACGCCTTAGAGGCCGTGTCCCTCCtcatctccttcttcttcctcgccGACGTTCTCCTGCGGGTCTATGTGGAAGG GTTCAAAGTTTACTTCAGCTCCAAGCTGAACATCGTAGACGCCTGTGTAGTGGTAATCACGCTGGTGGTCACCATGGTCTACACCTTCACTGACTTGTCAGGAGCCAGTCTCATCCCAAG GGTGGTGACATTCCTCCGTTTCCTGAGAATACTAATCCTGGTGAGGGTTTTCAGACTGGCAGCTCAGAGAAAAGAGCTGGAGAAGGTCACCAGGAGGATG GTTTCTGAGAACAAGCGGCGTTATCAAAAGGATGGATTTGACCTTGATCTTACCTATGTCACAG ACCGTGTCATCGCCATGTCTTTCCCCTCCTCCGGGAAGCAGTCATTCTACAGGAATCCAATCAAG GAGGTGGCGAGGTTCCTGGACACTAAACACGAAGGCCACTATAAAGTTTACAACCTGTGCA GTGAGAAAGGCTACGACCCCCAGTTCTTCCACTACAAGGTCGAACGGGTGTTCATCGATGACCACAACGTCCCCTCGTTGGA GGACATGTTGAAATACACAGCAAACGTGAGGGAGTGGATGTCTGCTGATCCCCAAAACGTCATTGCTATTCACTGCAAAGGAGGGAAAG GACGCACAGGTACTATGGTGTGCACCTGGTTTATTGACAGTGACCAGTTTGAGAGTGCACAG GACAGTCTGGAGTATTTTGGTGAGAGGAGGACGGACAAGAGTCGGAGCTCCAAGTTTCAGGGAGTGGAGACTCCCTCTCAG AGCCGGTACGTGGGGTACTACGAGATCATGAAGACCAAGTTCAACAGGCAGCTGCCTCCGCCTAAAAGCTTCAGCATCAAGAGCATCCGCATCCACTCCATAGCAG GTGTGGGTAAAGGTGATGGGAGTGATCTCAAGGTGAAGATAATTGTGAGGAAAGTGCTGGTGTTTCAATGCGTGTGTGCCAAACAGGAGAACTGCAAA GTATTTCCTGATGTGGGCAGTAATGCAACAGTCATCAGCCTACAGAATGGACCTGTGGTTGACGGGGATGTGAAGGTCATGTTTGAATCCAGCGCT GGTCTTCCAAAAGGATACGAAGATGTTCCATTCTACTTCTGGTTCAATACCTCCTTCATAGAGGACAACAG GCTGTTTCTACCCAGAGATGAGCTGGACAACCCACACAAACCAAAGACCTGGGACCTGTACAAGGAGGACTTTGGTGTCACGATGCTTTTCTCAGAACCACAATAA
- the ilk gene encoding integrin-linked protein kinase isoform X3: protein MLIMRGARINVMNRGDDTPLHLAASHGHRDIVAKLIQCKADPNTVNEHGNTPLHYACFWGQDEVAEDLLTSGAQVCVCNRYGQTPLDKGKPHLRQLLEEKAEKMGQSMTKVPYKESFWKGTMRTRPRNGTLNKQAGIDYKQLSLLAKINENQSGELWQGRWQGDEIVVKVLQVRDWTTRKSRDFNEEHPKLRIFSHPNVLPVLGACQSPPSPHPIIITHYMPYGSLFNILHQGTTLVVDQSQAVKFALDIASGMAFLHTLEPMVSRLYLNSKHVMIDEDMTARISMADAKFSFQCPGRMYSPAWMAPEALQKRPEDINRRSADMWSFAVLLWELVTREVPFADLSQMEIGMKVALEGLRPTIPPGISPHICKLMRLCMNEDPAKRPKFDMIVPILEKMQDK from the exons ATGCTCATCATGAGAGGTGCTCGTATTAACGTGATGAACCGTGGAGACGACACCCCGTTGCATCTCGCCGCCAGTCACGGACATAGAGACATTGTGGCAAAG CTGATTCAGTGCAAAGCCGACCCCAACACAGTCAACGAGCATGGAAACACGCCACTCCACTACGCCTGCTTCTGGGGCCAAGACGAAGTGGCAGAG GACTTGTTGACCAGTGGTGCccaggtgtgtgtatgtaacaGGTATGGACAGACACCTCTGGACAAGGGCAAGCCTCACCTAAGACAGCTGcttgaag AAAAGGCCGAGAAAATGGGCCAGAGTATGACCAAAGTCCCCTATAAGGAATCTTTCTGGAAGGGCACCATGCGAACACGACCTC GTAATGGTACCCTCAACAAGCAGGCTGGTATTGATTATAAGCAGCTTTCGCTGCTGGCAAAGATCAATGAAAACCAGTCCGGAGAG TTATGGCAGGGTCGGTGGCAAGGGGATGAGATTGTAGTGAAGGTGCTTCAGGTGAGAGACTGGACCACCAGGAAGAGCAGAGACTTCAACGAAGAGCATCCGAAACTCAG GATTTTCTCTCATCCAAACGTTCTGCCTGTTCTTGGGGCCTGTCAGTCACCTCCATCCCCTCACCCCATCATCATTACCCACTACATGCCATACGGATCCCTCTTCAACATACTGCACCAGGGCACTA CTCTGGTGGTTGACCAAAGCCAAGCAGTGAAGTTTGCGTTGGACATCGCCAGTGGCATGGCTTTCCTCCACACCTTAGAACCAATGGTTTCACGGCTTTACCTCAACAGTAAGCACGTCATG ATTGATGAGGACATGACAGCCAGAATAAGCATGGCAGATGCAAAGTTCTCCTTCCAGTGTCCCGGTCGTATGTACTCTCCAGCATGGATGGCCCCTGAAG CCCTGCAGAAGAGGCCTGAGGACATCAATAGAAGATCTGCAGACATGTGGAGCTTCGCCGTGTTACTGTGGGAGCTGGTTACCAGAGAGGTTCCCTTTGCTGACCTCTCACAAATGGAGATAGGCATGAAG GTGGCTCTCGAAGGTCTCCGGCCCACCATCCCACCGGGGATTTCCCCTCACATCTGTAAGCTGATGAGACTCTGCATGAACGAGGACCCGGCCAAGAGACCCAAGTTTGACATGATCGTCCCAATCCTGGAGAAGATGCAAGACAAGTGA
- the tpte gene encoding putative tyrosine-protein phosphatase TPTE isoform X1, whose amino-acid sequence MSSVHFSPGSDSGVNGNIAKMEDAKVEIEDGKDESVVPDTMYHNIRKKIAPYVMSFGFRIFGVILILVDFVLVIVDISLQTRSREVGDALEAVSLLISFFFLADVLLRVYVEGFKVYFSSKLNIVDACVVVITLVVTMVYTFTDLSGASLIPRVVTFLRFLRILILVRVFRLAAQRKELEKVTRRMVSENKRRYQKDGFDLDLTYVTDRVIAMSFPSSGKQSFYRNPIKEVARFLDTKHEGHYKVYNLCSEKGYDPQFFHYKVERVFIDDHNVPSLEDMLKYTANVREWMSADPQNVIAIHCKGGKGRTGTMVCTWFIDSDQFESAQDSLEYFGERRTDKSRSSKFQGVETPSQSRYVGYYEIMKTKFNRQLPPPKSFSIKSIRIHSIAGVGKGDGSDLKVKIIVRKVLVFQCVCAKQENCKVFPDVGSNATVISLQNGPVVDGDVKVMFESSAGLPKGYEDVPFYFWFNTSFIEDNRLFLPRDELDNPHKPKTWDLYKEDFGVTMLFSEPQ is encoded by the exons atgtccTCTGTCCATTTCAGTCCAGGCTCGGATTCAGGTGTAAATGG AAACATTGCAAAGATGGAGGATGCCAAAGTTGAAATTGAAGATGGAAAGGATGAGAGCGTGGTACCAGACACAATGTATCA CAATATCCGGAAGAAGATAGCCCCTTATGTTATGTCCTTTGGATTTCG TATATTTGGGGTGATCCTGATCCTAGTGGACTTTGTGCTGGTGATTGTGGACATATCCCTGCAAACCAGGAGCAGAGAGGTTGGAGACGCCTTAGAGGCCGTGTCCCTCCtcatctccttcttcttcctcgccGACGTTCTCCTGCGGGTCTATGTGGAAGG GTTCAAAGTTTACTTCAGCTCCAAGCTGAACATCGTAGACGCCTGTGTAGTGGTAATCACGCTGGTGGTCACCATGGTCTACACCTTCACTGACTTGTCAGGAGCCAGTCTCATCCCAAG GGTGGTGACATTCCTCCGTTTCCTGAGAATACTAATCCTGGTGAGGGTTTTCAGACTGGCAGCTCAGAGAAAAGAGCTGGAGAAGGTCACCAGGAGGATG GTTTCTGAGAACAAGCGGCGTTATCAAAAGGATGGATTTGACCTTGATCTTACCTATGTCACAG ACCGTGTCATCGCCATGTCTTTCCCCTCCTCCGGGAAGCAGTCATTCTACAGGAATCCAATCAAG GAGGTGGCGAGGTTCCTGGACACTAAACACGAAGGCCACTATAAAGTTTACAACCTGTGCA GTGAGAAAGGCTACGACCCCCAGTTCTTCCACTACAAGGTCGAACGGGTGTTCATCGATGACCACAACGTCCCCTCGTTGGA GGACATGTTGAAATACACAGCAAACGTGAGGGAGTGGATGTCTGCTGATCCCCAAAACGTCATTGCTATTCACTGCAAAGGAGGGAAAG GACGCACAGGTACTATGGTGTGCACCTGGTTTATTGACAGTGACCAGTTTGAGAGTGCACAG GACAGTCTGGAGTATTTTGGTGAGAGGAGGACGGACAAGAGTCGGAGCTCCAAGTTTCAGGGAGTGGAGACTCCCTCTCAG AGCCGGTACGTGGGGTACTACGAGATCATGAAGACCAAGTTCAACAGGCAGCTGCCTCCGCCTAAAAGCTTCAGCATCAAGAGCATCCGCATCCACTCCATAGCAG GTGTGGGTAAAGGTGATGGGAGTGATCTCAAGGTGAAGATAATTGTGAGGAAAGTGCTGGTGTTTCAATGCGTGTGTGCCAAACAGGAGAACTGCAAA GTATTTCCTGATGTGGGCAGTAATGCAACAGTCATCAGCCTACAGAATGGACCTGTGGTTGACGGGGATGTGAAGGTCATGTTTGAATCCAGCGCT GGTCTTCCAAAAGGATACGAAGATGTTCCATTCTACTTCTGGTTCAATACCTCCTTCATAGAGGACAACAG GCTGTTTCTACCCAGAGATGAGCTGGACAACCCACACAAACCAAAGACCTGGGACCTGTACAAGGAGGACTTTGGTGTCACGATGCTTTTCTCAGAACCACAATAA
- the fgl1b gene encoding fibrinogen like 1B, producing the protein MAVLLLLAVVCLAMASSTPLSAVESCTPEVAALKRSIRKLENRLLIGTWQVEHLQSHKYFRAFQPAVSDTKPESDTSPGVNHNSSGALDSSDMTPMNPLPPAGNLIVHDKDCSELFDRLRPPSGFYRIRPKLHQEPFLAYCDMDDGGGWTVFQRRRHGKVDFSRDWVDYRDGFGDFKLWNDEFWLGNEHMHSLLSGKNLVKIDLMDWDGKRSSAFYENFKITDEADKYRLHYGPYSGQAGDALTGGGGMVEQWSAGLSGMQFSTRDQDNDRYLQGSCAQENKAGWWFNRCHAANLNGQFYRKGKYKGQHDNGVVWGTWKGLWYSLRHTTMKVRPLVFLDAMGSGAGDI; encoded by the exons atggcagtgttgctgttgttggctGTGGTGTGCCTAGCCATGGCCTCTTCTACACCGTTGTCA GCAGTGGAATCATGTACGCCAGAGGTTGCAGCTCTCAAGCGCAGCATAAGGAAACTGGAGAATAGACTCTTGATCGGGACTTGGCAGGTTGAGCACTTGCAGAGTCACAAATACTTCCGGGCGTTTCAACCTGCTGTGTCTGATACTAAACCTGAATCTGACACAAGCCCTGGTGTGAACCACAACAGCAGCGGGGCATTAGACAGCTCTGATATGACACCGATGAATCCACTCCCACCAGCAGGCAATTTAATTGTCCATGACAAAG ATTGTTCTGAGCTGTTTGACAGACTGAGACCACCAAGCGGTTTCTATCGCATCCGACCCAAATTACACCAGGAACCGTTTTTGGCCTACTGTGACAtggatgatggaggaggatggaCAGTGTTTCAGAGACGCCGGCATGGAAAAGTTGACTTCAGCAG AGACTGGGTGGACTACAGAGATGGCTTTGGTGACTTCAAACTGTGGAATGATGAGTTTTGGTTGGGGAATGAGCACATGCATTCGCTGCTCTCAG GTAAGAACCTGGTGAAGATAGATCTGATGGACTGGGACGGAAAGAGAAGTTCTGCATTTTATGAGAACTTCAAGATCACCGATGAGGCG GATAAGTATCGTCTCCACTATGGGCCGTATAGTGGACAAGCGGGAGATGCTCTGACTGGTGGTGGGGGGATGGTGGAGCAGTGGTCTGCTGGCCTCAGCGGCATGCAGTTCAGCACCAGAGATCAG GACAATGACCGCTATCTTCAGGGCAGCTGTGCTCAGGAGAATAAGGCAGGTTGGTGGTTCAACAG ATGTCATGCAGCCAACCTAAATGGTCAGTTCTACCGCAAAGGGAAGTACAAGGGCCAGCATGACAACGGTGTGGTGTGGGGGACCTGGA
- the timm10b gene encoding mitochondrial import inner membrane translocase subunit Tim10 B → MMEAEGQLRNLRDFLLVYNRMTESCFQRCSSNFNYRNLTMDEERCVDSCAGKLIRSNHRLMSTYVQLMPRMVQRRMEEMESKAAENAKAAEAAAAAAAAHVEPPAIGAASPASLTAITVPPPPQALSPLDQPFTSMTIDDVGTQAHGSVLKPAGLDIPFELLDKSTTATEVKLSAAAPLTPAVVTANLSVLNEAGDGPSYTAGFPLPPIAGAQIESDFSAPVFMPSNPKSLSADVPVSTVAAPTVSKSIESLSGPERSPEVRPPSGQ, encoded by the exons ATGATGGAGGCTGAGGGACAACTGAGAAAC CTGCGGGATTTCCTTCTGGTTTACAACCGCATGACTGAAAGCTGCTTCCAGCGATGCAGCAGCAACTTCAACTACAGAAACCTCACCATGGACGAG GAGCGCTGTGTGGACAGCTGTGCCGGGAAGCTGATTCGCTCCAACCACCGCCTGATGAGCACCTACGTGCAGCTGATGCCTCGGATGGTGCAGCGTcggatggaggagatggagagcaaGGCTGCGGAAAATGCCAAGGCAGCAGAGGccgcggctgctgctgctgctgcacatgtGGAGCCTCCCGCCATAGGGGCGGCATCACCGGCATCTCTAACCGCCATCACCGTACCTCCACCCCCACAAGCACTTTCACCGTTGGATCAACCTTTTACCTCAATGACGATCGACGACGTCGGAACACAGGCCCacggctcagtcttaaagccgGCAGGGTTAGATATTCCATTTGAGCTGCTCGACAAATCCACAACAGCCACAGAAGTCAAATTATCAGCCGCAGCACCACTCACACCTGCGGTCGTGACGGCGAATCTCTCAGTGCTTAATGAAGCTGGCGATGGACCATCTTATACGGCAGGCTTTCCTCTGCCACCGATAGCTGGTGCCCAAATTGAGTCTGACTTCTCAGCGCCTGTGTTTATGCCATCTAATCCAAAGTCTTTATCAGCAGATGTGCCTGTGTCAACAGTTGCTGCACCTACAGTGTCTAAATCCATTGAGAGCCTGTCAGGTCCGGAGAGATCCCCAGAGGTTCGTCCGCCGTCAGGCCAGTAA
- the ilk gene encoding integrin-linked protein kinase isoform X2, which yields MGKGCRQAQGSMCLSLNKDCDDHGFSPLHWACREGRSGVVDMLIMRGARINVMNRGDDTPLHLAASHGHRDIVAKLIQCKADPNTVNEHGNTPLHYACFWGQDEVAEDLLTSGAQVCVCNRYGQTPLDKGKPHLRQLLEEKAEKMGQSMTKVPYKESFWKGTMRTRPRNGTLNKQAGIDYKQLSLLAKINENQSGELWQGRWQGDEIVVKVLQVRDWTTRKSRDFNEEHPKLRIFSHPNVLPVLGACQSPPSPHPIIITHYMPYGSLFNILHQGTTLVVDQSQAVKFALDIASGMAFLHTLEPMVSRLYLNSKHVMIDEDMTARISMADAKFSFQCPGRMYSPAWMAPEALQKRPEDINRRSADMWSFAVLLWELVTREVPFADLSQMEIGMKVALEGLRPTIPPGISPHICKLMRLCMNEDPAKRPKFDMIVPILEKMQDK from the exons ATGGGTAAAGGCTGCCGGCAAGCGCAAGGAAGCATGTGCTTAAGTCTAAATAAAGATTG TGACGACCACGGCTTCAGCCCCCTCCACTGGGCCTGCAGGGAAGGGAGGAGCGGCGTTGTTGACATGCTCATCATGAGAGGTGCTCGTATTAACGTGATGAACCGTGGAGACGACACCCCGTTGCATCTCGCCGCCAGTCACGGACATAGAGACATTGTGGCAAAG CTGATTCAGTGCAAAGCCGACCCCAACACAGTCAACGAGCATGGAAACACGCCACTCCACTACGCCTGCTTCTGGGGCCAAGACGAAGTGGCAGAG GACTTGTTGACCAGTGGTGCccaggtgtgtgtatgtaacaGGTATGGACAGACACCTCTGGACAAGGGCAAGCCTCACCTAAGACAGCTGcttgaag AAAAGGCCGAGAAAATGGGCCAGAGTATGACCAAAGTCCCCTATAAGGAATCTTTCTGGAAGGGCACCATGCGAACACGACCTC GTAATGGTACCCTCAACAAGCAGGCTGGTATTGATTATAAGCAGCTTTCGCTGCTGGCAAAGATCAATGAAAACCAGTCCGGAGAG TTATGGCAGGGTCGGTGGCAAGGGGATGAGATTGTAGTGAAGGTGCTTCAGGTGAGAGACTGGACCACCAGGAAGAGCAGAGACTTCAACGAAGAGCATCCGAAACTCAG GATTTTCTCTCATCCAAACGTTCTGCCTGTTCTTGGGGCCTGTCAGTCACCTCCATCCCCTCACCCCATCATCATTACCCACTACATGCCATACGGATCCCTCTTCAACATACTGCACCAGGGCACTA CTCTGGTGGTTGACCAAAGCCAAGCAGTGAAGTTTGCGTTGGACATCGCCAGTGGCATGGCTTTCCTCCACACCTTAGAACCAATGGTTTCACGGCTTTACCTCAACAGTAAGCACGTCATG ATTGATGAGGACATGACAGCCAGAATAAGCATGGCAGATGCAAAGTTCTCCTTCCAGTGTCCCGGTCGTATGTACTCTCCAGCATGGATGGCCCCTGAAG CCCTGCAGAAGAGGCCTGAGGACATCAATAGAAGATCTGCAGACATGTGGAGCTTCGCCGTGTTACTGTGGGAGCTGGTTACCAGAGAGGTTCCCTTTGCTGACCTCTCACAAATGGAGATAGGCATGAAG GTGGCTCTCGAAGGTCTCCGGCCCACCATCCCACCGGGGATTTCCCCTCACATCTGTAAGCTGATGAGACTCTGCATGAACGAGGACCCGGCCAAGAGACCCAAGTTTGACATGATCGTCCCAATCCTGGAGAAGATGCAAGACAAGTGA